A window of Salmo trutta chromosome 33, fSalTru1.1, whole genome shotgun sequence genomic DNA:
CTGCTTTCATGATTGAATATGTTCATGTATTTTTATTCCCGTCAGAGCAAACCTATGGCGAGGTGAATCAGTTGGGAGGTGTATTCGTCAATGGACGACCTCTGCCCAACGCCATACGACTACGGATAGTGGAGTTGGCCCAGCTTGGAATCAGACCCTGTGATATTAGTAGGCAACTTCGCGTCTCTCACGGATGTGTGAGCAAGATATTAGCCCGGTACAGCGAAACAGGTTCCATTTTACCCGGTGCCATCGGGGGGAGCAAACCACGGGTTACCACACCGAATGTAGTGAAGAACATAAGGGATTACAAACAAGGTGATCCGGGGATATTTGCCTGGGAGATCCGGGACAGGCTACTAGCAGACGGAGTTTGTGACAAATACAACGTGCCCTCAGTCAGCTCCATTAGCCGGATTTTACGGAACAAGATTGGAAACCTTTCCCAGCCAAACCAGTATGAGAGCAGCAAGCAAGCCCCCACACAGGCCGGCCTCTCTTACAACCACATATACCCTTATTCATACCCCAATGCTATGTCACCCAATGGCAAAATGGGCAGCGGTCCCGGAGTACCCGTGACGGCCGGGCATGTAAACATATCAAGGGCCTGGCCGTCGGCGCACACTGTCACCAACATTCTGGGTATCAGGGCCTTCATGGATCATCAAGGTGCGTAAAATATTGAATCTATTTTCTAGACAAATGATTGCGTGTTGATTTATATGGCACCTTACATACAGACAGTTCTTACCCATTTCCCAATAATTGTCAAAGTGCATTTGGGGTGACTGGCTTGTG
This region includes:
- the LOC115172742 gene encoding paired box protein Pax-1 isoform X1; this encodes MEQTYGEVNQLGGVFVNGRPLPNAIRLRIVELAQLGIRPCDISRQLRVSHGCVSKILARYSETGSILPGAIGGSKPRVTTPNVVKNIRDYKQGDPGIFAWEIRDRLLADGVCDKYNVPSVSSISRILRNKIGNLSQPNQYESSKQAPTQAGLSYNHIYPYSYPNAMSPNGKMGSGPGVPVTAGHVNISRAWPSAHTVTNILGIRAFMDHQAIAGAEGYPPKMEDWSSINRATFPSAHAVNGIDKSAIDADIKYAQPSSTLSSYVPACAYTPSNQYGVYSGPGSYVTPGHPWQSQNSSLSHPSSGMTMHAGDIHSSMPFKHPSREDVSCLCTAGDRKPPSPLSKQLQQEALSSVHGLNLPTSPS
- the LOC115172742 gene encoding paired box protein Pax-1 isoform X3; the protein is MEQTYGEVNQLGGVFVNGRPLPNAIRLRIVELAQLGIRPCDISRQLRVSHGCVSKILARYSETGSILPGAIGGSKPRVTTPNVVKNIRDYKQGDPGIFAWEIRDRLLADGVCDKYNVPSVSSISRILRNKIGNLSQPNQYESSKQAPTQAGLSYNHIYPYSYPNAMSPNGKMGSGPGVPVTAGHVNISRAWPSAHTVTNILGIRAFMDHQAIAGAEGYPPKMEDWSSINRATFPSAHAVNGIDKSAIDADIKYAQPSSTLSSYVPACAYTPSNQYGVYSGPGSYVTPGHPWQSQNSSLSHPSSGMTMHAGDIHSSMPFKHPSREESPPVP
- the LOC115172742 gene encoding paired box protein Pax-1 isoform X2, with product MEQTYGEVNQLGGVFVNGRPLPNAIRLRIVELAQLGIRPCDISRQLRVSHGCVSKILARYSETGSILPGAIGGSKPRVTTPNVVKNIRDYKQGDPGIFAWEIRDRLLADGVCDKYNVPSVSSISRILRNKIGNLSQPNQYESSKQAPTQAGLSYNHIYPYSYPNAMSPNGKMGSGPGVPVTAGHVNISRAWPSAHTVTNILGIRAFMDHQAIAGAEGYPPKMEDWSSINRATFPSAHAVNGIDKSAIDADIKYAQPSSTLSSYVPACAYTPSNQYGVYSGPGSYVTPGHPWQSQNSSLSHPSSGMTMHAGDIHSSMPFKHPSREGDRKPPSPLSKQLQQEALSSVHGLNLPTSPS